Proteins from a genomic interval of Neisseria arctica:
- a CDS encoding MBL fold metallo-hydrolase translates to MSLQIEIMPVTPFRQNCCLIWDDETKEAVLTDVGGDVPFIREKIAKRGLDLRAIWLTHGHLDHAGGVVAFLQEHEVPVLGPHQDDLFLLEQLPQRTAEFGFPVSPSFTPTRWLSEGEILKVGAYCFTVLHVPGHTPGHVVFYCEQAGLLIAGDVLFYESIGRTDFPRGNHTDLITNIREKLFVLPENTNVIPGHGRTTTIGHEKRHNPYL, encoded by the coding sequence ATGTCGTTACAGATAGAAATCATGCCGGTTACCCCATTCAGGCAAAATTGCTGTTTGATTTGGGATGATGAAACCAAAGAGGCGGTATTAACCGACGTTGGCGGAGACGTACCGTTCATACGGGAAAAAATTGCCAAACGCGGATTGGATTTACGTGCGATTTGGCTAACCCACGGACATCTTGACCATGCGGGCGGTGTAGTGGCTTTTTTGCAAGAACATGAAGTACCGGTACTGGGGCCGCATCAAGACGATTTGTTTTTGTTGGAACAACTGCCCCAACGCACGGCCGAATTCGGCTTTCCTGTTTCGCCTTCATTCACTCCGACTCGCTGGTTGAGCGAAGGCGAAATATTAAAAGTAGGTGCATATTGTTTCACCGTACTGCATGTTCCCGGCCATACACCCGGTCATGTTGTTTTTTACTGCGAGCAAGCCGGCCTGCTGATAGCCGGAGACGTGTTGTTTTATGAAAGCATAGGCAGAACCGATTTTCCTCGCGGCAACCATACGGATCTCATTACCAATATCCGTGAAAAACTATTTGTCTTACCGGAAAACACCAACGTCATCCCCGGACACGGAAGAACAACTACTATCGGACATGAAAAACGACACAATCCGTATTTATAA
- the pstS gene encoding phosphate ABC transporter substrate-binding protein PstS, producing MKIRTLTAALIATFALAACGGSENTAPAAKPEAGASTAPAGNAEKVTLDVTGAGASFPQPIYVQWAQAYQTAVGGRINYQSIGSSGGVKQITAKTVDFGASDSPLKAEDLEKEGLIQFPTVIGGVVPVVNVEGIKPGELKLSGEVLAEIYLGKITKWNDPKITALNEGLALPDAPITTVFRSDGSGTSFIFTTYLSQVSNEWKDSVGAANTVKWPTSSSGAAGKGNEGVSTYVNRVKNSIGYVEYAYAKQNNMSHVQMQNKAGNYVQPSQETFAAAADVDWKSVPGFSLVLTNQPAEKAWPLAAATFILVHKKADDAAKAKAVLSFFDWAYQNGDEASAKLDYVPLPASVKDLVREEWKKITDANGTAVY from the coding sequence ATGAAAATCCGCACTCTTACCGCTGCTCTTATCGCCACTTTTGCTTTGGCTGCTTGCGGCGGCTCAGAAAACACTGCTCCGGCAGCCAAACCTGAAGCAGGCGCATCTACCGCTCCGGCAGGCAATGCTGAAAAAGTTACCTTGGATGTCACCGGTGCAGGCGCATCATTCCCACAACCGATTTATGTCCAATGGGCGCAAGCTTACCAAACTGCTGTTGGTGGCCGCATCAACTACCAATCTATCGGCTCTTCGGGCGGTGTCAAACAAATTACAGCCAAAACCGTGGATTTCGGCGCATCTGATTCTCCTCTAAAAGCTGAAGATTTGGAAAAAGAAGGCCTGATCCAATTCCCGACCGTTATCGGCGGCGTTGTACCGGTAGTCAACGTGGAAGGTATCAAACCGGGCGAATTGAAACTAAGCGGCGAAGTATTAGCCGAAATCTACTTGGGCAAAATCACCAAGTGGAACGATCCGAAAATCACAGCCCTCAACGAAGGCTTGGCGTTGCCCGACGCACCGATTACCACCGTATTCCGTTCCGACGGTTCTGGCACCAGCTTCATCTTTACCACTTACCTGAGCCAAGTTTCCAACGAATGGAAAGACAGCGTAGGCGCAGCCAATACTGTTAAATGGCCGACTTCAAGTTCCGGTGCGGCAGGCAAAGGCAACGAAGGCGTATCAACTTATGTTAACCGCGTGAAAAACTCTATTGGTTACGTTGAATACGCTTACGCCAAGCAAAACAATATGTCGCACGTTCAAATGCAGAACAAAGCGGGCAACTATGTACAACCCTCTCAAGAAACCTTCGCCGCTGCCGCCGATGTTGATTGGAAGAGCGTTCCCGGCTTCAGCCTGGTGCTGACTAACCAACCTGCCGAAAAAGCTTGGCCGCTGGCTGCCGCTACTTTCATTTTGGTACACAAAAAAGCGGATGATGCCGCCAAAGCCAAGGCTGTCTTGAGCTTCTTCGACTGGGCTTACCAAAACGGTGACGAAGCTTCTGCAAAACTTGATTATGTACCGCTGCCTGCCTCTGTAAAAGACTTGGTACGCGAAGAATGGAAAAAAATTACCGATGCTAACGGTACGGCGGTTTATTAA
- the pstB gene encoding phosphate ABC transporter ATP-binding protein PstB has translation METKIAVRNFNFYYGSFHALKNINLDIPANKVTAFIGPSGCGKSTLLRTFNRMYDLYPGMKAEGELLLDDKNILSKDIDLNLLRAKVGMVFQKPTPFPMSIYDNVTFGVKLYEKLSKSDMDDRVEWALRKAALWGEVKDKLKQSGNSLSGGQQQRLCIARAVASKPEVVLLDEPTSALDPISTAHIEELVTELKNDYTIAIVTHNMQQAARVSDFTAYMYLGELIEVGDTKQVFTKPQRKETEDYITGKFG, from the coding sequence ATGGAAACCAAAATCGCGGTACGCAATTTCAACTTTTATTACGGCTCGTTCCACGCCTTGAAAAATATCAATCTGGACATTCCGGCCAACAAAGTTACCGCTTTCATCGGCCCTTCCGGCTGCGGCAAATCAACCCTGCTGCGTACCTTCAACCGTATGTACGATCTTTATCCCGGTATGAAAGCAGAAGGCGAACTGCTTTTAGACGATAAAAATATCCTAAGCAAAGATATCGACTTAAACCTGCTGCGCGCCAAAGTGGGGATGGTGTTCCAAAAACCGACACCTTTTCCCATGTCGATTTACGACAACGTTACTTTCGGCGTAAAGCTGTATGAAAAGCTGAGTAAAAGCGATATGGATGATCGTGTCGAGTGGGCGTTACGCAAAGCAGCACTGTGGGGCGAAGTAAAAGACAAATTGAAACAAAGCGGCAATTCACTTTCAGGCGGCCAGCAGCAACGCTTATGCATCGCCCGTGCCGTTGCCAGCAAACCCGAAGTGGTACTGTTGGACGAACCGACCTCCGCCCTAGATCCGATCTCAACCGCCCATATCGAAGAACTGGTTACCGAACTGAAAAACGATTACACCATCGCCATTGTTACCCACAATATGCAGCAGGCAGCACGGGTATCGGATTTCACCGCCTATATGTATCTGGGCGAGCTGATCGAAGTCGGCGACACCAAACAAGTATTCACCAAGCCGCAACGCAAAGAAACCGAAGACTACATTACGGGCAAATTCGGTTGA
- a CDS encoding TrkH family potassium uptake protein, translating to MYKIIPIIHILSKLGVLFSFMLLIPTFVSYLYLDDALSSFGYTALVTITVSTTIWLLTLQHNRELRPRDGFTLVFMLWVGFAMIAAMPFYLYFPHLSFTDSFFEAMSGLTTTGATVMTSLDTLAPSINFWRHMLNWLGGMGIIVLAVAILPMLGVGGTQLFKAEIPGIDKDSKMAPRISQTAKKLWMLYAVFTIAALLGLHWAGMSWFDAVCHAMAAVSLGGFSTHDNSIAYFNSVAVEAVLVAATIFGAISFASHFTVLRERSPLPYWRDEECRTMLGVLLVSIIVMSVYLWQNQFYSSFEEALRFVGFNFVSIGLASGFTNTDFNQWPLLVSLWMFFLANVLASSGSTGGGIKNVRALVLAKFSLREITFLLHPRAVSNVKVNGRSIPERTALTILAFIFIYFMTIVLFTFLMMASGLDFMSAFTAMVACITNAGPGLGSIGPASNYAGLNDIQKWLCAVVMMLGRLEIFTVLILFTPAYWKK from the coding sequence ATGTATAAAATCATTCCCATCATCCATATACTTTCCAAGCTCGGCGTTTTGTTTTCTTTTATGTTGCTGATACCGACATTCGTATCCTATCTGTATCTGGATGATGCCTTGTCTTCTTTCGGTTATACCGCCCTAGTAACCATCACCGTTTCCACTACCATCTGGCTGCTGACTTTGCAACATAACCGCGAATTGCGTCCGCGCGACGGCTTTACTTTGGTCTTTATGCTGTGGGTAGGGTTTGCAATGATTGCGGCCATGCCCTTTTATCTTTATTTCCCGCACCTGAGTTTCACCGACTCTTTTTTTGAAGCCATGTCGGGGCTGACAACCACAGGTGCGACGGTAATGACCAGCTTGGATACGCTGGCCCCTTCCATCAACTTTTGGCGGCATATGCTCAATTGGCTGGGCGGCATGGGCATTATCGTATTAGCCGTTGCCATTCTGCCTATGCTCGGCGTCGGTGGTACGCAACTTTTCAAAGCGGAAATTCCGGGTATCGACAAAGACAGCAAAATGGCACCGAGAATCTCCCAAACCGCCAAAAAACTATGGATGCTGTATGCCGTGTTTACAATTGCCGCGTTATTAGGGTTGCACTGGGCCGGCATGAGCTGGTTCGATGCGGTGTGCCATGCGATGGCGGCCGTTTCCCTCGGCGGTTTTTCCACCCACGACAACAGTATCGCCTATTTCAATTCTGTAGCCGTAGAAGCCGTATTAGTCGCCGCCACCATATTCGGTGCCATCAGTTTCGCTAGCCATTTCACCGTATTGCGCGAACGCTCACCTCTTCCTTATTGGCGGGACGAAGAATGCCGCACCATGCTCGGTGTTTTACTGGTCAGTATTATCGTGATGAGCGTCTACCTATGGCAAAACCAATTTTATTCTTCTTTTGAAGAAGCATTGCGCTTTGTCGGCTTCAATTTTGTTTCCATCGGGTTGGCCAGCGGTTTTACCAATACCGATTTCAACCAGTGGCCGCTACTGGTTTCATTATGGATGTTTTTCTTAGCCAACGTACTGGCCAGTTCCGGCTCGACCGGTGGCGGTATCAAAAACGTACGGGCTCTGGTGTTGGCAAAGTTCAGCTTGCGCGAAATCACTTTCCTGCTGCATCCGCGCGCAGTATCCAACGTTAAAGTAAACGGGCGCAGTATCCCCGAACGCACCGCCCTGACCATTTTGGCCTTCATTTTCATTTACTTCATGACCATCGTTTTATTCACCTTTCTAATGATGGCTTCAGGCTTGGATTTTATGTCCGCTTTTACGGCTATGGTCGCGTGCATTACCAACGCCGGCCCAGGTTTGGGCAGTATCGGCCCGGCTTCCAACTATGCCGGCTTAAACGATATACAAAAATGGTTGTGCGCCGTCGTGATGATGCTAGGACGATTAGAAATTTTCACCGTCCTGATTCTTTTCACGCCCGCTTATTGGAAAAAATAA
- a CDS encoding OmpA family protein yields MSLDLGNLLQSQLGNVLSQFLGNNGEAADSSSKAASLAIPAIVAGLIKNISGNPSNASGLFDLIKGDAGKQLTGAVSQAAEGSNLGSLIDLGKSLLPNLLGGNAADVADQISQESGVSKASAGSLLSLALPLVLSALRGHVQTNGLNSNQILGLLGQQQGWLSQALSSNMLSALGISSLSGLFGGLSNMAGSLGGISAAATATTAAAAKSSGIGKWIILGIAAVLAAFALKNCSANNEQPSAPTTLPAASEAAASSASEAPAASEPAVASEPVTAAPIADHARVTYEEGVAKFFFATGKTDIAEGAETIVADVINAGKEGKKLVISGFADSTGDAAANEELSKNRAAAVKAFFEAQGVSADKIELRKPENTTGAIGNDVEGRRVEVTVEG; encoded by the coding sequence ATGTCTCTCGATTTGGGTAATTTGTTGCAAAGCCAATTAGGTAATGTATTAAGTCAATTTTTAGGCAACAACGGCGAAGCCGCCGACAGCAGCAGCAAAGCCGCAAGCTTAGCGATTCCCGCCATCGTAGCCGGTTTGATTAAAAATATCAGCGGCAACCCTTCCAATGCCTCCGGCTTGTTCGACCTGATTAAAGGCGATGCTGGCAAACAACTCACCGGAGCGGTTTCCCAAGCAGCCGAAGGTAGTAATCTCGGCTCACTGATTGACTTGGGCAAAAGCCTGCTGCCCAACCTTTTAGGCGGCAATGCTGCCGATGTGGCAGATCAGATTTCTCAAGAAAGCGGCGTATCAAAAGCCTCTGCAGGCTCGCTTCTTTCTTTGGCACTACCTTTGGTATTATCCGCACTACGCGGCCACGTTCAAACCAACGGTTTAAATTCAAACCAAATTTTAGGCTTACTCGGCCAACAGCAAGGCTGGTTGTCTCAAGCATTAAGCAGCAACATGCTGTCTGCTTTGGGAATCAGCAGCCTGAGCGGTTTGTTCGGCGGCTTATCCAATATGGCCGGAAGCTTGGGCGGCATCAGTGCTGCTGCAACCGCAACCACTGCGGCGGCAGCTAAAAGTTCCGGTATCGGCAAATGGATTATCTTGGGCATAGCAGCAGTTTTAGCCGCATTTGCCCTGAAAAATTGCAGTGCCAATAACGAACAGCCCTCTGCGCCGACAACTCTGCCGGCAGCCTCTGAAGCAGCTGCTTCAAGCGCATCAGAAGCTCCTGCCGCTTCTGAGCCGGCTGTTGCATCAGAGCCCGTTACCGCTGCTCCTATTGCAGACCATGCACGCGTTACTTATGAAGAAGGCGTAGCTAAGTTCTTCTTTGCTACCGGCAAAACTGATATCGCAGAAGGGGCCGAAACCATCGTAGCTGATGTTATCAATGCCGGTAAAGAAGGCAAAAAACTGGTTATTAGTGGCTTTGCCGATAGCACTGGTGATGCCGCCGCTAATGAAGAATTGTCGAAAAACCGTGCCGCTGCAGTCAAAGCTTTCTTTGAAGCCCAAGGTGTAAGTGCCGATAAGATTGAGCTGCGTAAACCTGAAAATACAACCGGTGCGATTGGCAATGATGTAGAAGGCCGTCGCGTAGAAGTAACGGTAGAAGGTTAA
- the pstC gene encoding phosphate ABC transporter permease subunit PstC, producing the protein MSTLQQKLKRERLLDMLFVGTTRMFAFLLLASLVGIMLSLVIGALPSMREFGLGFFTSANWDTVQGQYGALAPIYGTLVTSVIALLIAVPVSFGIAIFLTELCPTTLRRPLGICIELLAGIPSIIYGMWGLFVFAPVFSEYIQPFFIEYLGPIPFIGSLFHGAPMGIGLFAAGLILAIMIIPFIASVMRDVFEVTPPMLKESAYGLGSTTWEVVRYVVLPYTKTGVVGGIILGLGRALGETMAVTFVIGNTFNISASLYNSGVSITSALANEFAEAVDPLHLSSLLYLGLILFVITFVVLCISKLMLLRMQRNEGRAH; encoded by the coding sequence ATGAGCACACTTCAACAAAAACTCAAACGAGAACGGTTGCTTGACATGTTATTCGTCGGCACTACCCGTATGTTTGCCTTTCTGCTACTAGCCAGCTTGGTCGGCATCATGCTTTCTTTGGTGATTGGTGCCTTACCGAGCATGCGAGAATTCGGTTTAGGTTTCTTCACTTCTGCCAACTGGGATACGGTACAAGGACAATACGGCGCACTGGCACCAATTTACGGCACACTGGTTACCTCGGTAATCGCTCTGCTGATTGCCGTACCGGTGAGTTTCGGTATTGCTATTTTCCTGACCGAGCTATGTCCGACAACTCTGCGCCGCCCACTTGGCATCTGTATCGAACTACTGGCGGGTATTCCTTCGATTATTTACGGTATGTGGGGCTTATTCGTATTCGCACCTGTATTTTCAGAATATATCCAACCTTTTTTTATTGAATATCTCGGCCCGATACCTTTTATCGGTTCACTATTTCACGGCGCACCGATGGGTATCGGCCTCTTTGCCGCCGGCCTCATTCTGGCGATTATGATTATTCCATTTATCGCTTCAGTAATGCGCGATGTGTTTGAAGTTACCCCACCGATGTTGAAAGAATCCGCCTACGGTTTGGGTTCGACTACTTGGGAAGTCGTACGTTATGTGGTATTACCCTACACCAAAACCGGCGTGGTGGGTGGCATCATTTTGGGCTTGGGGCGTGCCTTGGGCGAAACTATGGCCGTTACTTTCGTTATCGGCAATACCTTCAATATTAGTGCCAGCCTCTATAACTCGGGCGTATCAATTACCTCTGCATTGGCTAACGAATTTGCCGAAGCAGTCGACCCGTTACACCTATCGTCATTGCTCTATCTGGGCTTGATCCTGTTTGTGATTACCTTCGTGGTCCTGTGTATTTCCAAACTGATGCTGTTGCGCATGCAGCGTAACGAAGGCCGCGCGCATTAA
- a CDS encoding lytic transglycosylase domain-containing protein, which yields MTVSRHFKLTLMTSAVLVLAACSSPEQPLEPINRGEHASGGVSLPRTQATESPSKILSDYNLYRSTLDAIKRDDDILPAQFLSQIGDSAMAENVRNEWLKSLVKRGQWSQFDQQYARLEADGRSQEVECYAAYRSGQYGKLAADLVKELGRLPQGCTTLIETAAASGNLNQADAWRRVRGLISNNQLTDARNLAAALGSPVDAGGVGAQEYSLNTIIGRNAKSTPDAANRLQTQSGAYTREQSGFAWGVLGHAQALSQNMETALSYYSQADRSQLSEDQFEWYARAALRLQRWNELADIIQSMPASLKNKPDWQYWLGRAYAARGDQNRARNLYEQAAKSGRNFYAVLATEELGRRINTRNNVGEASKRDIDTLARNGTVDRALTLFRASQNSGDWTMRRQAQAEWRYATRGVNEDTLLAAAQLAHDNEFYEMAINSAERTDHKLNYNLRYISPFRSITEPYALQAGVDPAWVYGLIRQESRFMIGARSNVGATGLMQVMPATARDIASKIGISADELHTMDGNIRMGTWYLGDAKRRLSNDEVMATAGYNAGPARARRWQASVPLEGAIYAETIPFNETRDYVKKVMTNATYYASLFNEPQTSLKQRMGTVPAR from the coding sequence ATGACCGTATCACGCCATTTCAAACTCACGCTAATGACTTCTGCCGTGTTGGTTCTGGCAGCCTGCTCTTCACCGGAACAACCGCTGGAGCCGATTAACCGCGGCGAACATGCAAGCGGCGGCGTTTCCCTTCCGCGCACCCAAGCTACCGAATCACCCTCAAAAATATTGAGTGATTACAACCTTTACCGTAGCACGCTTGACGCTATCAAGCGCGATGACGATATTCTGCCCGCACAGTTTTTAAGCCAAATAGGCGATAGTGCCATGGCTGAAAACGTACGCAACGAATGGCTGAAAAGTTTGGTCAAACGCGGCCAGTGGTCGCAGTTTGACCAACAATACGCCCGATTGGAAGCAGACGGCCGCTCTCAAGAAGTAGAATGCTATGCCGCCTACCGCAGCGGCCAATATGGCAAGTTGGCTGCCGATTTGGTGAAGGAGTTGGGCCGTTTGCCGCAAGGCTGTACCACATTAATAGAAACCGCAGCAGCATCCGGGAACCTAAACCAAGCAGACGCTTGGCGTCGCGTACGCGGTTTAATCAGCAACAACCAGCTTACTGATGCGCGTAATCTTGCCGCTGCTCTAGGCAGCCCCGTTGATGCCGGCGGCGTAGGCGCTCAAGAATACAGTCTTAATACCATCATCGGCCGCAACGCAAAATCCACACCCGATGCAGCCAACCGCCTGCAAACGCAAAGCGGCGCCTACACCCGCGAACAATCAGGATTCGCTTGGGGTGTGTTAGGGCATGCCCAAGCACTCAGCCAAAACATGGAAACTGCACTGAGCTACTATAGCCAAGCCGACCGCTCACAACTTTCCGAAGACCAGTTCGAGTGGTATGCCCGTGCCGCTCTGCGTTTGCAACGTTGGAACGAATTGGCCGATATTATCCAAAGCATGCCGGCTTCTTTAAAAAACAAGCCCGACTGGCAATATTGGCTAGGACGCGCTTATGCTGCCCGCGGCGATCAAAACCGTGCCCGCAACCTGTATGAGCAAGCAGCAAAAAGCGGCCGTAATTTCTATGCGGTACTGGCTACCGAAGAACTCGGCCGCCGCATCAATACCCGCAACAATGTCGGCGAAGCATCCAAGCGCGATATCGATACCTTGGCACGCAACGGCACTGTCGACCGCGCACTCACCCTGTTCCGCGCCAGCCAAAATAGCGGTGATTGGACCATGCGCCGCCAAGCACAAGCGGAATGGCGTTATGCTACCCGCGGAGTAAATGAAGATACCTTATTAGCCGCTGCCCAATTGGCACACGATAATGAGTTTTACGAAATGGCGATTAATAGCGCCGAACGCACTGACCACAAGCTGAATTACAACTTGCGCTACATTTCTCCCTTCCGCAGCATCACCGAACCTTACGCTTTGCAGGCCGGCGTTGACCCGGCATGGGTATATGGCTTAATCCGCCAAGAAAGCCGCTTTATGATCGGAGCGCGTTCCAATGTGGGCGCAACCGGCCTAATGCAGGTGATGCCTGCCACCGCGCGTGACATCGCCTCAAAAATCGGTATCAGCGCCGATGAGCTACACACTATGGACGGTAATATCCGCATGGGCACTTGGTATCTCGGCGATGCCAAACGCCGCCTCAGCAATGATGAAGTGATGGCTACCGCAGGTTACAACGCCGGCCCGGCACGCGCGCGCCGCTGGCAGGCTTCCGTACCGTTGGAAGGTGCCATTTATGCCGAAACGATTCCTTTCAACGAAACCCGCGACTATGTGAAAAAAGTCATGACCAACGCCACTTATTATGCTTCGTTGTTCAATGAACCCCAAACTTCACTAAAGCAACGCATGGGTACGGTACCAGCCCGTTAA
- a CDS encoding DNA ligase yields MVRYILPAYALAFICFPLGPSPNLLLAQEFKGQNVQGWAMSEKLDGVRAYWDGKRLISRGGYSFSPPTGFTRHFPPYPLDGELYSGRERFEQISATVRSAHADWHDIKLHVFDVPKAEGNLYQRLAVLQRWLDRNPKAPIVVIRQIPVRNNAHAQAYLKEVESLGGEGVMLRNPNLPYQGGRSSNLLKLKSAHDAECTVTRHHEGRGKYAGMLGALGCKNHLGEFRIGSGFTDADRQNPPPVGSLVTYRYRGFTKTGTPRFATYVRIRNDSPKKPRQMK; encoded by the coding sequence ATAGTGCGTTATATCTTACCTGCTTATGCTTTGGCTTTCATCTGTTTTCCCTTGGGACCTTCCCCCAATTTGCTGTTGGCACAAGAATTCAAAGGGCAGAATGTACAAGGTTGGGCAATGAGTGAAAAGCTTGACGGCGTGCGTGCTTATTGGGATGGCAAACGTCTTATCAGCAGGGGAGGTTATTCTTTTTCTCCGCCGACAGGTTTTACCCGTCATTTTCCTCCTTACCCGCTGGATGGCGAACTTTACAGCGGCCGCGAGCGTTTTGAGCAGATTTCGGCGACCGTGCGCTCCGCACATGCAGATTGGCACGATATCAAACTTCATGTATTTGATGTACCCAAAGCGGAGGGTAATCTTTATCAGCGGTTGGCAGTGCTGCAACGTTGGCTTGATCGAAACCCGAAGGCACCGATTGTAGTGATTCGTCAAATTCCTGTTCGCAATAACGCTCATGCCCAAGCCTATTTAAAAGAAGTCGAATCGCTTGGCGGTGAAGGTGTGATGTTGCGAAATCCCAATCTGCCTTACCAAGGCGGACGCAGTAGTAACCTACTCAAACTAAAATCCGCACATGATGCGGAATGTACCGTTACCCGTCACCATGAAGGCCGAGGCAAATATGCGGGGATGCTGGGTGCCCTTGGCTGTAAAAACCATCTTGGCGAATTTAGAATCGGTAGCGGCTTTACAGATGCAGACCGCCAGAATCCGCCTCCTGTCGGCAGTTTGGTTACTTACCGTTATCGGGGGTTTACCAAAACAGGCACGCCGCGTTTCGCCACATATGTGCGTATCAGAAACGATAGCCCTAAAAAACCGCGCCAGATGAAATAA
- the pstA gene encoding phosphate ABC transporter permease PstA: protein MQTNMNNSVYRRRRLISRFNLAMSWLTMAFGLFWLGWIFYTLFYEGFNGLGTHIFTMDTPPPGMEGGLRNAILGSLLITFFGLLVGTPVGILCGIFLAEFGQRSKLAAATRFMNDILLSAPSIVIGLFIYELVVVQQGHFSGWAGALALSLLVIPVVVRTTENMLKLVPNSLREAAYALGTPKWKLVSMVTLRAAKTGVLTGVLLAFARISGETAPLLFTALNNQFFSTNMNQPIANLPNVIYQFAMSPYGDWHELAWAAALLIALTVLAANIGARILSSKKH, encoded by the coding sequence ATGCAAACCAATATGAATAATTCTGTTTACCGCCGCCGACGCTTAATCAGCCGTTTCAATCTGGCTATGTCATGGCTAACCATGGCTTTCGGCCTCTTTTGGCTGGGTTGGATTTTCTATACGCTGTTTTATGAAGGATTCAACGGTTTGGGTACCCATATTTTCACTATGGATACCCCTCCCCCAGGTATGGAAGGCGGTTTGCGCAACGCCATACTCGGCAGTCTGCTGATTACTTTTTTCGGCTTACTGGTAGGTACCCCGGTAGGTATTTTGTGCGGTATTTTTTTGGCCGAATTCGGACAACGCAGCAAACTGGCTGCCGCTACCCGTTTTATGAACGATATTTTGCTCTCCGCACCATCTATCGTTATCGGTCTGTTTATTTACGAACTGGTTGTGGTGCAGCAAGGACATTTCTCGGGCTGGGCCGGTGCGCTGGCTTTATCACTGCTGGTTATCCCTGTAGTAGTGCGCACCACTGAAAACATGCTGAAGCTGGTACCAAACAGCCTGCGCGAAGCCGCCTATGCACTGGGTACACCCAAATGGAAACTGGTCAGCATGGTAACTTTACGCGCCGCTAAAACAGGCGTTTTAACCGGCGTACTACTGGCTTTTGCCCGTATTTCAGGCGAAACTGCTCCGCTGCTGTTTACTGCGCTGAACAATCAGTTCTTCAGCACCAACATGAACCAACCAATTGCCAACCTGCCCAACGTGATCTACCAGTTTGCCATGAGCCCTTACGGTGATTGGCATGAATTGGCATGGGCAGCAGCTTTGCTGATTGCGCTGACGGTTTTAGCCGCCAATATCGGCGCCCGCATTCTTAGCAGCAAAAAACACTGA